The window AGGTGTGCTTGACTGATATGAGAAAAATGATAActgtctgtttaaaaaaatatgcaaaataTAAGTAAATGTCACTGTATTTTTTAGGGTTCACTGGAGGATCAAATCATTGCAGCCAACCCTCTGCTGGAGGCCTATGGTAATGCCAAGACTGTGAGGAATGACAACTCCTCTCGTTTTGTAAGTGTTGAAGGGACTGAAACTAACAGAAGCTCTTTAAGCTGTATTTCAAGAATCTCATTGACTTAAATGTGATATGTTTAGGGTAAATTCATCAGAATTCATTTTGCAACCAGTGGAAAACTGGCCTCAGCAGATATTGAAACATGTAAGTCACGCATGTTATTCAGTCACTTGTATTTGAATTTACGCTTGAATTGAATACGAGAGACTGGAAAACTTCAAGAAACATTTGATTCCACTGTGTGATGACATGCAGGCAACGTACACATTTCTGACACTGATTTGCTGAATTTAGATCTGCTGGAGAAGTCCCGTGTCACCTTCCAGTTGTCTGCTGAGAGGAGCTACCATATCTTTTATCAGTTGATGACAGGCCACAAGCCTGAGCTCCTGGGTATGTGGCTAGACAATCTGAACATGGAActttattaaaatgaaaatgaccatGTATGTTACAGCTATTTCTTCTAATCATTTCCAGAGGCTCTTCTGATCACCACCAACCCCTATGATTATCATATGATCAGTCAGGGTGAAATCACTGTCAAGAGCATCGATGATGTGGAGGAGTTCATTGCAACAGACGTAAGACAACATTATGTTCATTTGGGTGTTGTTTAAACGTGATACCAGAAAGATATGTGACGAAAGCTTCATCACTTGTGCAGACTGCTATTGACATCTTGGGCTTCACTGCTGAGGAGAAAATGGGAATCTTCAAACTAACTGGTGCTGTGATGCATCATGGTAACATGAAATTCAAGCAGAAGCAGCGTGAGGAGCAGGCTGAACCTGATGGCAATGAAGGTAAACTTTTAAAATTtaattcacatttatataaaaaTAATCTATAGTTCCTCAAGGGTTAAAGTGTACCTGTTTGTCTGCAGTTTAACTAAACACATCCCTGTGCCTGTGGCAGCTAAAGATCTCTTTCTTTTAATCAGTGGCAGATAAAATCGCCTACCTCTTGGGCCTGAACTCGGCTGATATGCTGAAAGCTCTGTGCTATCCAAGAGTCAAGGTCGGAAATGAGATGGTCACCAAAGGTCAGACCGTCCCACAGGTAACTGAGATTTTACTGGAATTTCTTTTACTACCTATTTGTGTTTTGAAAGCGAAcatattttgaaaaatgtaaatgctcaaatctTTTCTTCAAGGTCAGCAATTCTGTCAGTGCTCTGTGCAAGTCTATATATGAGAAAATGTTCTTGTGGATGGTCATCCGTATCAATGAGATGCTGGACACAAAGAAGGCAAGACAGTTCTTTATTGGAGTGTTGGATATTGCTGGATTTGAGATCTTTGACGTGAGTTGGAACAACATCTTAAATCGTAATGAAGATCAACACAATTTGTCCAGGAAATTAAATCCCTTTGTGTGATCACAGTACAACAGCTtggagcagctctgcatcaacTTCACCAATGAGAAACTGCAACAGTTCTTTAACCACCACATGTTCGTCCTGGAGCAAGAGGAGTACAAGAAGGAAGGCATTGATTGGGAGTTCATTGACTTCGGTATGGACTTGGCTGCCTGCATTGAGCTAATTGAGAAGGTGAGTCACTGTTAATGTGGAAAAGAAATCAGGACTTTTAAGCAGATGTTGATGTAAATATGTATCAATAAACTGTTACATTTGACTTCTAATTTGAAATATCAATTCTTCTCAGCCAATGGGAATCTTCTCCATCCTTGAAGAGGAGTGCATGTTCCCCAAGGCCTCTGACACAACTTTCAAGAATAAGCTACACGATCAGCATCTTGGCAAGACCAAGGCCTTTGAGAAGCCAAAACCTGCAAAGGGCAAGGCTGAGGCTCACTTCTCCCTGGTTCACTATGCTGGTACTGTGGACTACAATATCACTGGCTGGCTGGACAAGAACAAGGACCCGCTGAACGACTCAGTCGTCCAGCTCTACCAGAAGTCTTCCAACAAACTGCTGTGCCTCCTGTATGCAGCCCATGCTGGAACAGATGGTAAATATAAGGGAACAGATTAATGAGAAACTACAATGTCCGGCATATGGTATATATAATTATAGTCAAACTACTGTTGTGATATTGTAGACACATATCCAAAATGTGTTAAATAGCTATCTCTTGACTGGAACTTTTATTTTAAGGTGCTAGATAGAGAGCAACATGGTTAAATATTTCTACTTCATAACTTGTGAAACACGAAGTCATAGTAAAAAGCTTACTATGACTTAAAATTCCAGCTGACTAATAGAATTAAATTCCATTTTTCATAATAAAGATAGTTAAacatatttgtcttttttcagtcacataaattaaattaagtaatttttttaaacagaggCTGCTGGTGGTGCCAAGAAGGGCGGTAAGAAGAAGGGTGGTTCCTTCCAGACTGTGTCCGCTCTTTTCAGGGTAAGTGTAGTTAGATCTTCTTGAGGGTAAAATCATAGATAAGTGCCTCATTATAAACACCACTGACCTATTATCTTGCTGATCTACAGGAGAACTTGGGCAAGCTGATGACCAACTTGAGGAGTACTCACCCTCACTTTGTGCGTTGCCTGATTCCCAATGAAACAAAGACTCAAGGTAAGAAGCCTCCAGTTGTAAATTTCGAACTTAACATTTCAGatttataaaacaaaatattcaCAACAGTTGTTTCTAATACCCAGGTCTTATGGAGAATTTCTTAGTGATCCATCAGCTGAGGTGTAATGGCGTGCTGGAAGGGATCAGAATCTGCAGAAAGGGCTTCCCCAGCAGGATCCTCTACGGTGACTTCAAGCAGAGGTGACAGCAGTTGACACCTAAAACAAgtaaaattgattttttttttcaggtcaaAATTGGAATAAACACGAACATCATTACTTTTTATTTCAGATACAAAGTGTTAAATGCCAGCGTCATCCCTGAGGGACAGTTTATTGACAACAAGAAAGCTTCTGAGAAGCTTCTGGGCTCCATTGATGTGGACCATACTCAGTACAAGTTTGGACACACAAAGGTACGATTCAGTAGGATAATATGAAACTCTGGGCACAAGTACATTGTGCAGTCATCTTTATTGATGGgtgcttgtttttacttgacAAAATAGGTGTTCTTCAAAGCTGGTCTGCTGGGTACCCTTGAGGAGATGAGAGATGAGAAACTGGCTGAGCTGGTGACAATGACTCAGGCTCTCGCCAGAGGATATGTCATGAGGAAGGAGTTTGTCAAGATGATGGAGAGGAGGTGGTAAAATTATGACAAACAACAAATGGTGTTTTATTGCCCTCTTATTACAAGCAGTAAGTGCAGAAAAAGTAACATcttgttttaatttcttttgtttgtttgttttttttagagacGCTATCTTCACCATCCAGTACAACATTCGTTCATTTATGAATGTGAAGAACTGGCCATGGATGAACCTGTACTTCAAGATCAAGCCTCTACTGAAGAGTGCTGAGActgagaaggagctgagccagatgaAGGAAAACTATGACAAGATGAAAACAGATCTGGCAACTGCTCTGGCCAAGAAGAAGGAGCTGGAGGAAAAGATGGTTTCCCTGCTGCAGGAGAAGAATGACCTGCAACTCCAAGTTGCTGGAGTAAGTAGGAAGCACCAGCAAGTGTGACCACTTAACATCTATAATTCAATAACTAAGACAGCTAGCTAAGATGCCTGTCTTAGTTAGTGAAGTGATACTTCCACAGTGAAGTGTTACTTCTGCATAAATGTTTTAGACATAAATAAGATAtattgtttatatatatatatatatatatatatcttttaatATATTCTTTATTATTAGTCAGAACTTGTAAAATACCTGTATACTGCAAAGATATATAATACCAAAGATATAAAAAGGCCTTAGGAAAACAATGATCCCAAATTCTTGTCTATTCACCACAATCCATAGGAAGTTGAGAATCTCTCAGATgctgaggaaaggtgtgagggGCTCATTAAGAGTAAAATCCAGCTCGAGGCCAAACTCAAAGAGACAACTGAGAGActggaggatgaagaggaaatCAATGCTGAGCTGACTGCCAAGAAGAGGAAGCTGGAGGATGAATGCTCTGAGCTGAAGAAAGACATTGATGACTTGGAGCTCACCTTGGCTAAAGTGGAGAAGGAGAAACATGCCACAGAAAACAAGGTTATTATCACTTAGACATATCAACAGGAATCTGATTAAAATGTGCCCATTTATTTTGCAGATATGCAGCTGTTATGGTGacatttaaatgtgtttcaTGCAACTCATAGGTGAAAAACCTGACAGAGGAGATGGCATCTCAAGATGAGTCCATTGCCAAGTTAACCAAGGAGAAGAAAGCCCTCCAAGAGGCCCATCAACAAACACTGGATGATCTCCAGGCAGAGGAAGACAAAGTCAACACTCTGACCAAGGCCAAGACAAAGCTGGAACAGCAAGTTGATGATGTAAGAAAAGAATTGTTTTGACTTTGATTTAACAATCTTGGAACTGAAGCATACAATCAAGAATTACTTGTCATTTTATAGCTTGAGGGCTCATTGGAGCAAGAGAAGAAGCTCCGTATGGACCTTGAGAGATCCAAGAGAAAGCTTGAGGGAGATCTGAAACTGGCCCAGGAATCTATAATGGATCTGGAGAATGACAAGCAGCAATCTGACGAGAAAATCAAGAAGTAAGTGGTACAATTTAGTCAGGGAATATGTTGCTGAGTTCACAGTAATGAACTAACATTTATTTATGCTTTTTACAATAAGGAAGGAGTTTGAAATCAGCCAACTTCTCAGCAAGGTTGAGGATGAACAGTCTCTTAGTGCTCAGCTTCAGAAGAAGATCAAGGAACTTCAGGTAAGCATTGCATCAAATTAATTCCAGTTTATTACtatttatcattttaaaatatCGTCAGCCTAATAGCATAATTGCCTACGTcatatttgaatgtttttggaaaataagaaaaaacacgATTTTTAGCAAGCACATTggtattttttattcattttgtaacAGTCAGTTCAACCAGATGTGTGAAAAAGTTTGCAAACAAAAAAGGGAGGGGATGCAGCAGTGGAGAGTACAGTTAGGCAGATAGCATAATTTGGCCAAAAAATGACTAAGGCAATTATGCTATTAGGCTAACGATATATGTTTCAATGTTGAATCCAGTTACTGAACCGACTTGTTTCTACTTTCGTAAACTCAAATCCAGGCTCGTATTGAGGAGCTGGAAGAGGAGATTGAGGCAGAGAGGGCTGCTCGGGCTAAAGTAGAGAAGCAGAGAGCTGACCTCTCCAGGGAGCTTGAGGAGATCAGTGAGAGGCTTGAGGAAGCTGGTGGAGCAACAGCTGCTCAGATTGAGATGAACAAGAAGCGTGAGGCTGAGTTCCAGAAGCTGCGTCGGGACCTTGAAGAAACTACTCTGCAGCATGAAGCTACTTCAGCAGCTCTACGCAAGAAGCAGGCTGACACTGTTGCAGAGCTGGGAGAGCAGATCGACAACCTCCAGCGagtcaaacagaagctggagaagGAAAAGAGCGAGTACAAGATGGAGATTGATGACCTCTCCAGCAATATGGAGTCTGTTGCCAAAGCAAAGGTCAGTACGTGGTTTGCTCATCATTTTGAATGTAACTAATGAATAATCAACTTGTTTTAAACATGTAGAAAGTAATAATATGCTTTATGTATTGTGATTTCAGGGCAACTTGGAGAAAATGTGCAGAACTTTGGAGGACCAGCTGAGTGAGCTCAAAACTAAAAATGATGAGAACGTTCGCCAGTTAAATGACATTAATGGACAGAGGGCAAGACTTCAGACAGAGAATGGTGAGTCACTTGTGATAAGAAACTGGCCCATTTATGGTTTATCATTTTCTTACACTTATTTATCATCCTGCAGGTGAGTTTTCCCGCCAGCTTGAGGAGAAAGAAGCTCTCGTTTCTCAGCTGACGAGAGGAAAACAAGCTTTTACTCAGCAAATTGAGGAGCTCAAGAGACACGTTGAGGAGGAAGTGAAGGCATGAAAAGTTTATATCACTTCACATCATTAGTTAAAGATTAAATCTTAAggagtaaaaaaacaactttatataCTATCCACCCAGCATTTGCATGTAACATTAGTTCAATGAAAATATGTCTGACACTGACTGTGTGTTTGACAGGCCAAGAACGCTCTTGCCCATGGTGTTCAGTCAGCCCGCCATGACTGTGATCTGCTCAGAGAGCAGtttgaggaggagcaggaggcaAAGGCTGAGCTGCAGAGAGGAATGTCCAAGGCCAACAGTGAGGTTGCTCAGTGGAGAAGCAAATATGAGACGGATGCTATCCAGCGCActgaggagctggaggaggcaAAGTAAGTCACTGCAGTTTGATaattagaaatgtttttaatttcGACTGTGCACTTTTAAACATTGAAATTTGGGTTCAATGCAGGAAGAAGCTTGCCCAGCGCCTACAGGATGCTGAGGAATCTATTGAGGCTGTAAACTCCAAATGTGCTTCTTTGGAGAAGACCAAGCAGAGGCTGCAGGGTGAGGTGGAGGACCTCATGATTGATGTGGAGAGAGCTAATTCTCTGGCCGCCAACCTTGACAAGAAACAGAGGAACTTTGACAAGGTAAAGAAAAATTCACAAACAAAATTATAATTGTTCAAATGCAATTAATAATTTTTACGAATTCAAAAAATAGGTCCTGGCAGAGTGGAAACAGAAGTATGAGGAGGGCCAGGCAGAGCTGGAAGGAACCCAAAAGGAGGCTCGCTCTCTCAGCACTGAGCTGTTCAAGATGAAGAACTCCTATGAGGAGTCTCTGGATCAGCTGGAGACCATGAAGAGAGAGAACAAGAACCTGCAGCGTATGTTAACTTTTAAACTATATCTAGATATGAACAACATACCAGACCTTATAAGCTTCTAGTTTTATACCATTTTCCAAaagcttaatttttttttttttgtaattttactTGAAGAGGAGATCTCAGATCTGACTGAACAGATTGGTGAGACTGGAAAGACCATTCATGAGCTGGAAAAAGCCAAGAAGACTATAGAGACCGAGAAGTCTGAAATTCAGACAGCATTGGAGGAAGCTGAGGTACAAAAACATTGGGTTGATAGAGAGTCATTTACACCATCCAGAAGAAAGCAAGTCCTTGATTTCGGCTAATCAAATTTATATTTAGAGGCACTGCAATTTGAGTTTTTAACTTGTAATTTTCTATTAAAATTAAACCAAGGGCACTCTGGAGCATGAGGAGGCCAAGATTCTCCGTGTTCAGTTGGAGCTCAACCAGGTCAAAGGTGAGGTTGACAGGAAGCTGGCAGAGAAGGATGAAGAAATGGAGCAGATCAAGAGAAACAGCCAGAGGGTGATGGACTCCATGCAAAGTGCTCTTGATTCCGAGGTCAGGAGCAGGAATGATGCCCTGAGAATCAAGAAGAAGATGGAGGGAGATCTGAATGAGATGGAAATTCAGCTGAGCCATGCCAACAGGCAGGCTGCTGAGGCCCAAAAACAACTGAGGAATGTCCAGGGACAGCTCAAGGTAAGTTTGGTATCAGTGCAGAAATCAATCAAAACAATTTGGGAGAAAGGATAGTAAAGACTAACTCATATTTCATTCTTAGGATGCCCAACTGCACCTTGATGATGCTCTCAGAGGACAGGAAGACATGAAGGAGCAGGTTGCTATGGTGGAGCGCAGAAATGGTCTGATGATGGCTGAGATTGAGGAGCTGAGAGCTGCTCtggaacagacagacagagcacGCAAAGTGGCTGAACAGGAGTTGGTTGATGCTAGTGAGCGTGTTGGACTGCTTCACTCTCAGGTTGGATTGTAATAAGTAACTTATTGCAATCAAAGATGTAAGACACGTACAATTAAAACGTCTTATATTGATAAATTTTCAGAACACCAGCCTTCTGAACACCAAGAAGAAGCTGGAGACTGACTTCGTCCAGGTTCAGGGTGAGGTGGATGATGCTGTTCAAGAAGCAAGAAATGCAGAGGAGAAAGCCAAAAAGGCTATCACTGATGTGAGCCTGCTGTTCCATTTAAACTGTTGTTTCACAAAATACTTATTTATGTTtgacaagacaaaaaataatatCGTGGAACTACCCATCATTTTAGGCCGCCATGATGGCCgaggagctgaagaaggagcAGGACACCAGCGCTCACCTTGAGAGGATGAAGAAGAACCTGGAGGTCACAGTCAAGGACCTGCAGCATCGTCTGGATGAGGCTGAGAACCTCGCCATGAAGGGTGGCAAGAAGCAGCTCCAGAAACTGGAGTCCAGGGTATGAACTGTGAGAAAAACTCAcaatttttaattttcatgctAGTAAAAAATTTACTTTTGCAAAAATGTTCGTAAGCAACACTAATATACGGTTTATAATTGAAAATCTTTGAAGGTGCGTGAGCTGGAGGCTGAAGTTGAGGCTGAACAGAGACGTGGAGCTGATGCTGTTAAAGGAGTCCGCAAATATGAGAGGAGAGTGAAGGAGTTGACCTACCAGGTAAtatctggggggaaaaaagccaaTGACATTATCTTAATTCTCTAATAACCTCTCAAAATGGAACACTTTACGTTTGTAGACTGAGGAAGACAAGAAGAATGTGACCAGACTTCAGGATCTGGTGGACAAactgcagctcaaagtcaagtcTTACAAGAGACAGGCTGAGGAGGCTGTAAGTGAAAGACTTAAGACTTAACGTTGCATGTTTTCCAATTCAGTAATAATTGTTATCTGTCTTATAACTATTTCTATACAACCCCAAATCATTCCCAGGAGGAGCAGGCCAACACTCACATGTCCAGGCTCAGAAAAGTTCAGCATGAGATGGAGGAATCTCAGGAGCGCGCTGACATTGCTGAGTCTCAGGTCAACAAGCTCAGAGCCAAGAGCCGTGAGGCTGGAAAGGTAACAGTGTTTAATGTATTTAAAAGTGTTTTGCATGATCAGCTGTGATAACATTGAAATTCAGTAAATGTTTATGATTCCCTACTTATTTCCGCTTCTTGTTTTTTAGTCGGACTCTGCAGAGTGACAGTCGTCATTCATTTGATGCGTCTCAACATAGTTCATAAAATATGAACTAGTAGCTCGGGGCTCATTGATGCAACAATAAAGATAATTAATATCATGATTGTTCTgaatcaattttttttgttttcttgtgaCTATCCTATTTAACTGCACAAAGTAACAGGAGTTCTAGTCCTGTTCGAATAAGTCTAGCCCATGTACCAAACCAAAGTAGAGCACATTAATATGCTGAAACCCACTGCTTGAAACCCACAAGAGTCATCTTTTATGTGTGTTCTACGTTTTCCGTTTACACTCATGAATAAGTTCACAGTTTTAACACTCACATCGTCCAATAATGGCTTACATGACATGGATATATCTGTAAAAACTCATACAGGTCAGACACAAAGATTATTTTGCAAACATTTGTCTTCACCTTTTCgcatattgttgttttattttgttccgTTACATCTGAATTGAATAACAAATCCCTCATAAAGATTGATTAAAACGATTATTGAAGATTTTGGAAAGTATATATTGCCAAAttaagaagaacaaaaaaaaagttttttctctTATGAATATGAATCAAATTCTGCTCTTACACAAGAAATGGCTCAAGCCTCCCCTGCATTCATGCAGTGTTCTATTTGGGATGTCACAAGCAACAAAGTGTGTTGCCAAGTAATGTTAGTCAGTGTCTCCTGGAAGAAACTAAAGCTTTACTTGGAATCTTGGAGCATATCAAGGACTCCACTCAATATATGGTGACATGAAAATATGTCCATGTAAAACAGGCAGCAAAAGAAATCCACACAACCATCAGTAGAATGCATAATGCGTCAGAGGAAAAAGGTATCTAGCTTATCTGTTAAATAATATTCACATGTGAGCATTCCAATTGAATTGAGATAATATTAGGCTAGTAACAAAGCATGTGGACTTGTGGCTATCATTACAATACAATCAACTTTGTTGCTCACTCATGTACACactgaaacaaacaaatcaaTGCAGCAATAATGATAGCACATCTTGATTACTCCTATCCCTAATTAACTTAATTTAAATAACCTTACATGACTTGTATCATCAGCAAAGATACTATAAGGACAGATAGAAAATACTTGTAACTGTCTTGAGTTTTACAGCATTTGCCCTAACAAAACTGTAAACTCGCCAACAAAATACTTAGCCATCCCATTGTTATAGACGACCTGTTTCTAGCATCTGTATTTGGATTGCCTgactaaaaaatgtttatatataGTTCAGAACTTAGGATTTGCTGGGGCCCTgaaattatgattttttttcagcaggtgTCACTTTTGATCAAATGTAGCAGCTGAGTAAAGTTAATTTCACCAGCTGTAGAGCTTATTTTGAGCTTCATCTCAGGCACATTTCCAACAGTTTCCTCCTCCATTTAAGGAGATGTAAAATGTGTGATTGAACTTTTATGATGGGTAAGActtcatatttaattttattcCAGGAATACGAGATGTCTCATCGTCTTGTAACTAAAGACCACAAAAATCTGGGGGCTTCTCCAAGACTAAGCTCCGTACATGCGTCTGACTAAGCCCATGAAAACATTAATATGATGTAATAGCTATTAATAAGTGATTTAACTTTGATGGATGAAATCAAACATCACTTAACTATAGGCTACAAGTATACATTTAGAGATTTTCTCTAAATGTTACTGACATATacaaggttttcttttttttgtgaaaataaccttGATGATGGTTTTGCAGAGTGATCAACATCATTTTCATCAATAATTATCCAACACGAATATATTTCCCCGTAGACCTTAGTAAAGTTGTTGCATTTGTACTTGACTTGAACGTGAATGACATAATACCTCTATGTCAATGAAGCTCGAGCATGACTGTCATTTAACAGGGAACCTTTTGTTATTTCAGAGATCTCAAATGTGCAGTGTGCTGCAACTGAACACCCGTGGCAAAACCAACCTAAAGCTGCTCACAAATGCGATAAAATATTTCCAGTGTTCATTTGTCTCAACTTTAAAGTCTCTTAAATCAAAAGCTATTGGAAACAGATACAAACCATATTCTGCACCATTCGGTGAATGATGTTATTTAGCCATCGCTTCTATGTCTGCAATTGGAGGCAGCAGTGAAGCAGATTTTGGAGGAAGGGTGTTAATACTACAAATTATCATGTAGTAcctcctttttctttaaattattttacatttttacaatgTAAGAGGAGACAAGTGAGtcttattttttgttaaatatttttGATACAGTTGCTTGAGAGTGTATTTTCGTGACTGTTTGCTCTTGCCTGTAATTCTTCTTTTGTTACAGTGGAGAAGTTAAGATATACATCCCCATGTTTTGTCATATCCACATTAATGATCAAGTCAGTCATTTTGTGTCATATCGTAATACAGCAAATTACTTTTAAAGCTACTGCTGGCAATAATTATGAATATCACTCTTATAAACAGCACTGCCATAAAATAAGCAACGTGCCCAAAGATCATGCCCAAATTGAGAGAGCTGCTACTGCTGACCAGGCACTCTCACCCACTATAAATAAGGCAACTCCAGCTTTTGCATGAACTGATAAGCTCCCATCACAGGTGAGTGTATGTACTGTGACCTAAGGTTATGCTTCTCTTTATTATATATAACTgcgttttatatatatatatataactgtgttatatataattatatatataacaCTAACAATATATCATTATTATATATAACTGCGTGTTACCGTCATGTTTCAAAACTATTTTCAGTTTTGTAGAGTAGTTTTTTCCCATACTCTTTCTGCTACATATTTGCATATAAATCAATTATTCAACAGAAAACAGTTCAGATTCATCAGTCAAATTTTCAGCAGCtactctgccagtgtcttgtcAGAGTCAAAGAAATTTCTGGAAAAGTGAAAACCTGTTCTATGGtctgtctctgcactggcttcctgtcgctcagagaataggctttaaaacagctctgcttgtgtacaagtctcttcacggtcaagcgccaaagtacatctctgacatgttagagccatatgaaccaactcgggctctgagaacctcagggaggggtctcctgctggtgcccagagtcaggactaaacaaggtgaggctgcgtttcagttttatgcccctaaaatctggaacagtcttccagaagatgtgagacaggcctcaactctgacaatgtttaaatccaggctgaaaacagttctatttagctgtgcatatgacacctgaaagtattttatctgcactcttcactttttaattacttaatgattattttaatgggttttaaatttctttcttttttaatttctttcttttattttttttattcctttttaatggttttattgccttcttgtgattttatgtagctgtaaagcactttgaattgccctgtgtatgaattgtgctctataaataaaattgccttgccttgccttgccttgccttaattcCAAAGCATCTTCAGACTCCAACAGAGACTGCACCATTCAGTATTCTTTTTAAACGAGCTGAGGTCAGATATACATAAACTGTATGTGATAAATTACAATGGAGAATGATCATATTTTAACACTATTATAGACTTAATTGTACTGTCATCTTTTAGTCTCGACTAAAGTGCCATCAT is drawn from Odontesthes bonariensis isolate fOdoBon6 chromosome 21, fOdoBon6.hap1, whole genome shotgun sequence and contains these coding sequences:
- the LOC142371607 gene encoding myosin heavy chain, fast skeletal muscle; translation: MSTDAEMAQYGPSAIYLRKPERERLEAQNTPFDAKTAVFVTIPDEMYAKGKLVKKEGGKATVETDDGKSVTVKEDDVLPRNPPKYDKIEDMAMMTHLNEPCVLFNLKERFASWMIYTYSGLFCVVVNPYKWLPVYDAVVVVAYRGKKRVEAPPHIFSISDNAYQFMLTDRENQSILITGESGAGKTVNTKRVIQYFAIVAVAGSKKAEPTAGKMQGSLEDQIIAANPLLEAYGNAKTVRNDNSSRFGKFIRIHFATSGKLASADIETYLLEKSRVTFQLSAERSYHIFYQLMTGHKPELLEALLITTNPYDYHMISQGEITVKSIDDVEEFIATDTAIDILGFTAEEKMGIFKLTGAVMHHGNMKFKQKQREEQAEPDGNEVADKIAYLLGLNSADMLKALCYPRVKVGNEMVTKGQTVPQVSNSVSALCKSIYEKMFLWMVIRINEMLDTKKARQFFIGVLDIAGFEIFDYNSLEQLCINFTNEKLQQFFNHHMFVLEQEEYKKEGIDWEFIDFGMDLAACIELIEKPMGIFSILEEECMFPKASDTTFKNKLHDQHLGKTKAFEKPKPAKGKAEAHFSLVHYAGTVDYNITGWLDKNKDPLNDSVVQLYQKSSNKLLCLLYAAHAGTDEAAGGAKKGGKKKGGSFQTVSALFRENLGKLMTNLRSTHPHFVRCLIPNETKTQGLMENFLVIHQLRCNGVLEGIRICRKGFPSRILYGDFKQRYKVLNASVIPEGQFIDNKKASEKLLGSIDVDHTQYKFGHTKVFFKAGLLGTLEEMRDEKLAELVTMTQALARGYVMRKEFVKMMERRDAIFTIQYNIRSFMNVKNWPWMNLYFKIKPLLKSAETEKELSQMKENYDKMKTDLATALAKKKELEEKMVSLLQEKNDLQLQVAGEVENLSDAEERCEGLIKSKIQLEAKLKETTERLEDEEEINAELTAKKRKLEDECSELKKDIDDLELTLAKVEKEKHATENKVKNLTEEMASQDESIAKLTKEKKALQEAHQQTLDDLQAEEDKVNTLTKAKTKLEQQVDDLEGSLEQEKKLRMDLERSKRKLEGDLKLAQESIMDLENDKQQSDEKIKKKEFEISQLLSKVEDEQSLSAQLQKKIKELQARIEELEEEIEAERAARAKVEKQRADLSRELEEISERLEEAGGATAAQIEMNKKREAEFQKLRRDLEETTLQHEATSAALRKKQADTVAELGEQIDNLQRVKQKLEKEKSEYKMEIDDLSSNMESVAKAKGNLEKMCRTLEDQLSELKTKNDENVRQLNDINGQRARLQTENGEFSRQLEEKEALVSQLTRGKQAFTQQIEELKRHVEEEVKAKNALAHGVQSARHDCDLLREQFEEEQEAKAELQRGMSKANSEVAQWRSKYETDAIQRTEELEEAKKKLAQRLQDAEESIEAVNSKCASLEKTKQRLQGEVEDLMIDVERANSLAANLDKKQRNFDKVLAEWKQKYEEGQAELEGTQKEARSLSTELFKMKNSYEESLDQLETMKRENKNLQQEISDLTEQIGETGKTIHELEKAKKTIETEKSEIQTALEEAEGTLEHEEAKILRVQLELNQVKGEVDRKLAEKDEEMEQIKRNSQRVMDSMQSALDSEVRSRNDALRIKKKMEGDLNEMEIQLSHANRQAAEAQKQLRNVQGQLKDAQLHLDDALRGQEDMKEQVAMVERRNGLMMAEIEELRAALEQTDRARKVAEQELVDASERVGLLHSQNTSLLNTKKKLETDFVQVQGEVDDAVQEARNAEEKAKKAITDAAMMAEELKKEQDTSAHLERMKKNLEVTVKDLQHRLDEAENLAMKGGKKQLQKLESRVRELEAEVEAEQRRGADAVKGVRKYERRVKELTYQTEEDKKNVTRLQDLVDKLQLKVKSYKRQAEEAEEQANTHMSRLRKVQHEMEESQERADIAESQVNKLRAKSREAGKSDSAE